In Saccharomyces eubayanus strain FM1318 chromosome XIII, whole genome shotgun sequence, one DNA window encodes the following:
- the YKU80 gene encoding ATP-dependent DNA helicase YKU80 translates to MSSESTTFIVDVSPSMIKNDNVFKSMAYLEYTLLNKSKKSRKTDWISCYLANCPISENSQEIPNVFQIQSFLAPVTTTDTIKFIRHLKQYCXQHARDSPTEDFQSMIQCLLVASLDIKQKFQARKILKQIVVFTDNLDELDITDEEINVLVEELNARIVLIDCRKDSQDDRKQSNWLKLVEAIPDSKVYTINELLIEITSPATSIVKPVRIFSGELRLGADILTTQTSNPKGSVEDANCLCFRVEAFPATKAISGLNRKTVIQTEDSNKQVKYLGVKSIIEYEIHNEENNKSAIANDEAEPSYTSATISKDSVTKAYRYGADYVVLPSVLVEQTVYETFPGMDLRGFLDREALPRYYLTSESSFIVADTRLGCLSDAMAFSALVDVMLENRKVAVARYVSRKDSEVTMCALCPVLIEQEDNERKVVRSLISCRLPFAEDERVTDFPKLLNRTTTSGVPLKNETDEDQIDDLMGQFVESMDTDELPEIPSYNYYQSINNVTTDTTLPLPALKKGQDPNKDDPLRIPTVFIYRQQQVLLEWIXQLMINDSKEFQIPELPDSLREKISPYTHKKFDSKELAKILRIKKADKLNLTSDLKDQLEREKIPDLETLLKRGEQDNKER, encoded by the coding sequence ATGTCAAGCGAATCAACAACTTTCATCGTGGATGTGTCACcatcaatgataaaaaatgacaatGTTTTTAAATCTATGGCATATTTGGAATACACGTTATTGAACAAATCTAAAAAGAGTAGGAAAACAGACTGGATAAGCTGTTACCTAGCAAATTGTCCCATATCTGAGAATTCCCAGGAAATCCCCAATgtgtttcaaattcaatcTTTTTTGGCTCCAGTTACGACGACTGACACGATTAAATTCATAAGACATTTGAAACAGTATTGTGWGCAGCATGCTCGTGATAGCCCAACTGAAGATTTTCAGTCTATGATTCAATGTCTCCTAGTTGCTTCATTGGATATCAagcaaaaatttcaagcaAGGAAGATTTTAAAGCAAATAGTTGTATTCACGGATAATCTAGATGAACTAGATATCACAGACGAAGAGATAAATGTACTGGTTGAAGAACTAAACGCAAGAATTGTTTTGATTGACTGCAGGAAAGATAGCCAAGATGATAGGAAACAATCAAATTGGCTGAAGTTAGTAGAAGCCATTCCAGATTCGAAAGTATACACTATTAATGAGCTTCTTATTGAAATCACTTCTCCTGCGACGAGTATAGTTAAACCGGtaagaattttttcaggCGAGCTTAGGTTGGGAGCTGATATATTGACGACACAAACATCGAATCCAAAGGGTAGCGTGGAGGATGCAAATTGTTTGTGCTTCAGAGTAGAGGCATTTCCCGCCACTAAGGCAATCTCTGGACTCAATCGAAAAACCGTTATTCAGACTGAAGATTCCAACAAGCAAGTAAAATACTTAGGGGTTAAATCCATAATTGAATATGAAATTcataatgaagaaaataacaagAGCGCCATTGCGAATGATGAGGCGGAGCCTTCTTACACTTCAGCAACTATCTCTAAAGATTCGGTAACAAAGGCGTACCGTTATGGTGCAGATTATGTAGTGTTGCCATCTGTTCTAGTCGAACAGACTGTATATGAAACATTTCCCGGGATGGATTTAAGAGGGTTTCTGGATAGAGAGGCTTTGCCAAGATATTATTTAACATCTGAGTCTTCTTTCATAGTGGCAGATACAAGACTTGGCTGTCTATCTGACGCAATGGCATTCAGTGCCCTAGTGGATGTTATGTTAGAGAATAGGAAGGTTGCTGTTGCAAGATACGTAAGCAGAAAAGACAGTGAAGTGACCATGTGCGCCCTGTGTCCAGTTTTAATCGAGCAAGAAGATAACGAAAGAAAAGTCGTTAGAAGTCTTATTTCGTGTAGATTACCATTTGCAGAAGATGAACGAGTAACTGATTTCCCAAAACTACTAAATAGGACAACTACATCTGGGGTGCCgttaaaaaatgaaacagaTGAGGACCAGATCGATGACCTTATGGGACAGTTTGTGGAGTCAATGGACACAGACGAACTACCGGAAATCCCATCCTATAACTACTATCAATCCATAAACAACGTGACGACAGACACCACTCTCCCTCTTCccgctttgaaaaagggaCAAGACCCAAACAAAGACGATCCGCTTAGAATACCCACAGTGTTCATTTATAGACAACAGCAAGTGTTATTGGAGTGGATTYACCAATTGATGATCAACGACTCGAAAGAATTTCAGATCCCAGAACTGCCGGACTCACTGAGAGAGAAAATCAGCCCCTATACGCACAAGAAATTCGATAGCAAGGAATTAGCGAAGATTCTTCGAATCAAGAAAGCGGACAAACTAAACCTTACATCAGACTTAAAGGATCAATTggaaagggaaaaaattCCAGACTTGGAAACACTATTGAAGCGTGGAGAGCAAGACAACAAGGAGCGTTAG
- the SPG4 gene encoding Spg4p — protein sequence MGGFWDAFAVYDKKKHGDPSLYGGNHMNIGESKTQVMFSQEYRAPKTEQPMPENMQNMRRSSMSSVDSSDVEAVKEGRLPADIEIPKNVDISNMSQGEFLRLYKSLRKGEPDNKVNR from the coding sequence ATGGGTGGATTTTGGGACGCATTTGCAGTATAcgacaagaaaaaacatgGTGATCCAAGTTTGTACGGCGGGAATCATATGAACATCGGGGAGAGTAAGACACAAGTTATGTTCTCACAAGAATATCGGGCACCCAAGACGGAGCAGCCTATGCCGGAGAACATGCAGAATATGAGACGGTCTTCTATGTCTTCGGTGGACAGCTCCGATGTGGAGGCCGTCAAGGAGGGCAGATTACCCGCAGACATAGaaataccaaaaaatgTTGACATATCTAACATGTCTCAAGGCGAGTTTCTGAGGCTTTATAAGAGTTTAAGGAAGGGCGAACCTGACAACAAGGTCAACAGGTAA
- the PGM2 gene encoding phosphoglucomutase PGM2, producing MSFQIETVPTKPYQDQKPGTSGLRKKTKVFKDQPHYTENFIQSVLDAIPEGSKGATLVVGGDGRYYNDVILHKIAAISAANGVKKLVIGQNGLLSTPAASHIMRTYEDKCTGGIILTASHNPGGPENDMGIKYNLSNGGPAPESVTNAIWEISKKLTGYKTIKDFPELDLQTIGKDTKYGPLLIDIIDITKAYVEFLKEIFDFDLIKKFIDNQRSTKNWKLLFDSMNGVTGPYGKAIFVDEFGLPADEVLQNWHPSPDFGGMHPDPNLTYASSLVKRVDREKIEFGAASDGDGDRNMIYGYGPSFVSPGDSVAIIAEYAAEIPYFAKQGIYGLARSFPTSAAIDRVAKAHGLNCYEVPTGWKFFCALFDAKKLSICGEESFGTGSNHVREKDGVWAVMAWLNILAIYNKHHPEKEASIKTIQDEFWAKYGRTFFTRYDFEKVESEKANKIVDQLEAFVSKSGVINSPFPTEESVNVTDCGDFSYTDLDGSVSDHQGLYVKLSNGARFVLRLSGTGSSGATIRLYIEKYCDDKSQYHKTAEEYLKPIINSVIKFLNFKEVLGTDEPTVRT from the coding sequence ATGTCATTCCAAATCGAGACAGTTCCTACCAAACCTTACCAAGATCAAAAGCCCGGTACCTCTGGGTTGCGTAAGAAGACAAAGGTCTTTAAAGATCAACCTCATTACACCGAGAATTTCATTCAGTCGGTTCTAGATGCTATTCCTGAAGGCTCCAAGGGTGCCACTCTTGTTGTCGGCGGTGATGGTCGTTACTACAATGATGTTATTCTTCACAAAATTGCTGCTATTAGTGCTGCCAACGGGGTCAAAAAGCTAGTTATTGGCCAAAACGGTCTCTTATCTACACCAGCCGCTTCTCACATTATGAGAACTTATGAGGACAAATGCACCGGCGGTATTATCTTGACTGCTTCACACAACCCAGGTGGTCCAGAAAATGATATGGGTATTAAGTACAATTTATCCAACGGGGGCCCAGCTCCCGAGTCTGTCACAAATGCTATTTGGGAAATATCCAAAAAGTTAACTGGCTATAAAACTATCAAAGATTTCCCAGAACTAGACTTGCAGACGATAGGCAAGGATACGAAATACGGTCCATTATTAATCGATATTATCGACATTACAAAAGCCTATGTTGAGTTCTTGAAGGAAATCTTTGACTTCGACCTAATCAAGAAGTTTATCGATAACCAGCGCTCTACTAAGAACTGGAAGCTACTGTTCGATAGCATGAATGGTGTTACTGGCCCATACGGAAAGGCTATTTTCGTTGACGAATTCGGCTTACCAGCCGATGAAGTCCTACAAAACTGGCATCCTTCTCCGGACTTTGGTGGTATGCATCCAGATCCAAACTTGACTTATGCTAGTTCATTAGTGAAAAGGGTTGATCGTGAAAAGATTGAATTTGGTGCTGCCTCtgatggtgatggtgaTAGAAACATGATCTACGGTTATGGCCCATCCTTTGTCTCTCCAGGTGACTCAGTGGCCATTATTGCTGAATATGCTGCTGAAATTCCATATTTTGCTAAGCAAGGTATTTACGGTTTGGCACGTTCATTCCCTACCTCAGCAGCTATTGATCGTGTCGCCAAGGCTCACGGCCTAAACTGTTATGAAGTTCCAACCGGTTGGAAGTTTTTCTGTGCTTTGTTCGATGCCAAAAAGTTATCCATCTGCGGTGAAGAATCTTTTGGTACGGGTTCTAATCATGtaagagaaaaagatggTGTTTGGGCCGTCATGGCGTGGTTGAACATCTTGGCCATTTACAACAAGCACCACCcagaaaaggaagcttCTATTAAGACTATACAAGACGAATTTTGGGCTAAATACGGTCGTACTTTCTTCACTCGTTATGATTTTGAGAAGGTAGAGAGTGAAAAAGCTAACAAGATTGTTGACCAACTGGAAGCTTTTGTCTCCAAATCTGGTGTGATTAACTCCCCCTTCCCAACTGAAGAATCCGTGAATGTTACCGACTGTGGTGATTTTTCGTACACAGATTTGGACGGTTCTGTGTCCGACCATCAAGGTTTGTATGTCAAGCTATCTAATGGTGCAAGATTCGTTCTAAGATTGTCTGGTACAGGTTCTTCGGGCGCTACGATTAGATTGTACATTGAGAAGTATTGCGATGATAAATCACAGTACCACAAAACTGCCGAAGAATATTTAAAGCCAATTATAAACTCGGTCattaaatttttgaacttcaAGGAAGTATTGGGAACTGACGAACCAACTGTTCGTACCTAA
- the ILV2 gene encoding acetolactate synthase catalytic subunit, translating into MIRQSTLKNFAIKRCFQQMAYRNTPAMRSVALAQRFYSSSSRYYSASPLPASNRPEPAPSFNVEPVAQVPEPSKLAKRLRTEPDMDTSFVGLTGGQIFNEMMSRHNVDTVFGYPGGAILPVYDAIHNSDKFTFVLPRHEQGAGHMAEGYARASGKPGVVLVTSGPGATNVITPMADAFADGIPMVVFTGQVPTSAIGTDAFQEADVVGISRSCTKWNVMVKTVEELPLRINEAFEIATSGRPGPVLVDLPKDVTAAILRNPIPTKTTLPSNALNQLTSRTQDEFVLQNINRAADLINLAKKPVLYVGAGILNHADGPRLLKELSDRAQIPVTTTLQGLGAFDQDDPKSLDMLGMHGCATANLAVQNADLLIAVGARFDDRVTLNIAKFAPEARRAAAEGRGGIIHFEVSPKNINKVVETQIAVEGDATGNLDKMMPKIFPVKERSEWFGQINEWKKKYPYAYMMETPGSKIKPQTVITKLSKIANDTGRHVIVTTGVGQHQMWAAQHWTWKTPRTFITSGGLGTMGYGLPAAIGAQVAKPDSLVIDIDGDASFNMTLTELSSAVQAGTPVKILVLNNEEQGMVTQWQSLFYENRYSHTHQLNPDFIKLADAMGLKGLRVKKQEELDAKLKEFVSTKGPVLLEVEVDKKVPVLPMVPAGKGLDEFIYFDPEVERQQNELRHKRTNGKH; encoded by the coding sequence ATGATCAGACAGTCCACACTCAAGAACTTCGCTATTAAGCGTTGCTTCCAACAAATGGCATACCGTAACACACCTGCTATGAGATCAGTCGCCCTCGCGCAACGCTTTTATAGTTCATCTTCCCGTTATTATAGTGCGTCTCCATTGCCAGCTTCCAATAGACCGGAACCAGCCCCAAGTTTCAACGTCGAGCCAGTGGCACAGGTGCCCGAGCCTTCTAAACTGGCCAAGAGACTGCGCACTGAGCCTGACATGGACACATCCTTTGTCGGCTTAACTGGTGGTCAAATATTCAATGAAATGATGTCTAGACATAATGTCGACACTGTATTTGGCTATCCAGGTGGTGCTATCTTGCCTGTGTATGATGCCATCCACAACAGTGACAAATTCACTTTCGTCTTACCAAGACACGAACAAGGTGCTGGCCACATGGCCGAAGGTTATGCCAGAGCCTCTGGTAAACCAGGTGTTGTCTTGGTGACCTCCGGTCCAGGTGCTACTAACGTCATTACTCCAATGGCAGATGCCTTCGCAGACGGTATTCCAATGGTCGTTTTCACAGGGCAAGTGCCAACTAGTGCCATCGGTACCGATGCCTTCCAAGAAGCCGATGTTGTCGGTATTTCCAGATCCTGTACCAAGTGGAATGTCATGGTAAAAACCGTGGAAGAATTGCCATTGCGTATCAACgaagcttttgaaattgccaCTAGTGGTAGACCAGGTCCCGTCTTGGTTGACTTACCAAAGGACGTCACAGCGGCCATTTTAAGAAACCcaattccaacaaaaacaactttgCCATCAAATGCGCTAAACCAATTAACTAGTCGTACACAGGATGAGTTCGTTTTGCAAAACATCAATAGAGCAGCAGATTTGATTAATTTGGCAAAGAAGCCTGTTTTATACGTCGGTGCAGGTATTTTAAACCATGCTGATGGTCCAAGATTACTAAAAGAGTTAAGTGACCGTGCACAAATACCCGTTACAACTACTTTGCAAGGTTTGGGTGCTTTCGACCAAGACGATCCAAAATCCCTTGATATGTTAGGTATGCATGGCTGTGCCACTGCTAACTTGGCGGTACAAAATGCGGATTTGCTAATTGCTGTAGGTGCTAGATTCGATGATCGTGTCACCTTGAATATCGCTAAATTTGCACCAGAGGCCCGTCGTGCTGCTGCTGAAGGCAGAGGTGGTattattcattttgaagTTAGCCCcaaaaacataaacaagGTCGTGGAGACTCAAATAGCGGTGGAAGGTGACGCTACTGGGAATTTGGATAAAATGATGCCAAAAATCTTTCCAGTAAAGGAGAGATCAGAGTGGTTTGGTCAAATAAACgaatggaagaagaaataccCATACGCTTACATGATGGAAACTCCAGGATCTAAAATAAAACCACAAACAGTCATAACAAAACTATCCAAGATCGCCAACGACACAGGAAGACATGTTATAGTCACAACCGGTGTCGGGCAACATCAAATGTGGGCTGCCCAACACTGGACATGGAAAACCCCACGTACCTTCATCACATCAGGTGGTTTAGGTACAATGGGTTACGGTCTTCCAGCCGCCATCGGCGCTCAAGTCGCTAAACCAGATTCTTTGGTTATTGACATTGATGGTGATGCATCTTTCAACATGACCTTGACCGAATTGAGTTCTGCCGTCCAAGCTGGTACTCCAGTGAAGATCTTGGTTTTGAACAATGAAGAACAAGGTATGGTTACTCAATGGCAATCACTATTTTACGAGAATCGTTATTCTCACACACATCAGTTGAACCCTGATTTCATAAAACTAGCCGACGCTATGGGTCTAAAGGGTTTAAGAGTcaaaaagcaagaagaattagatgctaaattgaaagaatttgTTTCCACAAAGGGCCCTGTCTTGCTTGAAGTGGAAGTTGACAAAAAAGTTCCTGTTTTGCCAATGGTTCCAGCAGGCAAGGGTCTAGATGAGTTCATATACTTTGATCCAGAGGTTGAAAGACAACAAAATGAATTACGTCACAAGCGTACCAATGGTAAGCATTGA
- the YPK2 gene encoding putative protein kinase YPK2, translated as MHTWRIPKFKLGKSKDESENNVDENNDKSWGNGLFHFHLGEKHHDSSSISNDNQQEHNIRKTSTNETLPSTLNSPKFRDNASFKNLSGAETVNSAALESKSCQSTVEKNASHSGSGLMTVKIYSGKDFALPFPITSNAAILQKLLSSGVLSSSPNDDSEVAAMIQELPRYETVEQGSMGESLIKGTCATKFIPSTILLPGSENPSPLLYFTLEFDNSITTIGPDMGTMEHPIFNKISTFDITRKLQFLKIDVFARIPSLLLPSKNWQQEINEQDEALSDILKKINTNQDIHLDSFHLPLNLEVHSVPQVRLYNHHWISLERGFGKLNITVDYQPSKNNPLSIDDFDLLKVIGRGSFGKVMQVRKKDTQKIYALKALRKAYIVSKCEVTHTLAERTVLARVECPFIVPLKFSFQSPEKLYLVLAFINGGELFYHLQHEGQFSLARSRFYIAELLCALDSLHKLDVIYRDLKPENILLDYQGHIALCDFGLCKLNMKDNDKTDTFCGTPEYLAPEILLGQGYNKTVDWWTLGILLYEMMTGLPPYYDENVPVMYKKILQQPLLFPDGFDPVAKDLLIGLLSRDPNRRLGVNGTSEIRNHPFFKDISWKKLLMKGYIPPYKPHVKSEIDTANFDQEFTSENPIDSVVDEYLSASIQKQFGGWTYIGDEQLGDSISQRKSFR; from the coding sequence ATGCATACGTGGCGAATACCTAAATTCAAATTGGGGAAATCCAAAGATGAGAGTGAAAACAATGTAGATGAAAACAACGACAAATCGTGGGGTAATGGTTTAtttcatttccatttgGGGGAAAAGCATCACGACAGTAGTTCCATCAGCAACGATAATCAACAGGAACACAACATAAGAAAGACTAGTACAAATGAAACATTGCCAAGTACTTTAAATTCTCCAAAGTTTCGTGATAATGCGTCCTTTAAGAACTTATCGGGAGCAGAAACCGTCAATTCAGCGGCTCTAGAAAGTAAATCTTGTCAATCTACcgtagaaaaaaatgcatcACATTCGGGATCTGGGCTGATGACAGTGAAAATATATTCCGGTAAGGATTTTGCTCTTCCCTTCCCAATCACTTCTAATGCTGCtattttgcaaaaattaTTGAGCTCCGGAGTCTTGAGTTCATCACCTAATGACGACTCGGAAGTAGCGGCCATGATACAGGAATTGCCTCGATACGAAACAGTAGAGCAAGGTTCAATGGGTGAAAGTTTGATAAAAGGGACTTGTGCTACCAAGTTTATACCTTCAACTATATTGTTACCAGGATCAGAAAATCCAAGCCCACTGCTTTATTTTACGCTTGAGTTTGATAATTCCATTACTACTATCGGACCTGATATGGGCACGATGGAACACCCTATATTTAATAAAATTTCCACATTTGATATAACAAGAAAGCtgcaatttttgaaaatagacGTCTTTGCCAGAATACCATCTTTACTTTTACCATCCAAAAACTGGCAGCAGGAGATCAATGAACAAGACGAAGCGTTaagtgatattttgaagaagataaacACGAACCAGGATATTCATTTGGATTCCTTCCATTTGCCGTTGAATTTAGAAGTTCATTCTGTACCTCAAGTAAGACTCTATAACCATCATTGGATTTCGTTGGAGAGGGGTTTTGGTAAATTGAATATAACCGTAGACTACCAGCCTTCCAAAAACAACCCACTTTCTATTGACGATTTCGATCTCTTGAAAGTTATTGGGAGAGGTTCATTTGGTAAAGTGATGCAAGTCAGGAAAAAGGATACGCAGAAGATATATGCTTTGAAGGCATTGAGAAAGGCATACATTGTATCGAAATGTGAAGTAACGCATACGCTTGCAGAAAGAACAGTCTTGGCAAGAGTAGAGTGCCCCTTTATTGTTCCTTTGAAGTTTTCGTTCCAATCTCCAGAGAAACTGTATCTAGTGCTAGCATTCATTAATGGTGGCGAACTATTCTACCACTTACAGCACGAAGGACAATTTAGTCTAGCTCGCTCCCGATTCTACATTGCGGAACTTCTGTGTGCCCTAGATTCATTACATAAACTTGACGTTATTTATCGTGATTTGAAGCCGGAAAATATCCTACTGGATTACCAGGGTCATATCGCATTGTGTGACTTCGGACTTTGTAAACTGAATATGAAGGATAATGACAAAACGGACACTTTCTGTGGTACTCCGGAATATTTAGCGCCGGAGATTTTATTGGGACAGGGCTATAACAAAACAGTAGATTGGTGGACATTGGGCATATTATTATACGAGATGATGACGGGATTACCACCATACTATGACGAAAACGTTCCCGTAAtgtacaaaaaaatattgcaACAGCCATTACTTTTCCCTGACGGATTCGACCCCGTAGctaaagatctattaatcGGTCTCTTGAGCAGGGATCCTAACAGAAGATTAGGCGTCAACGGCACTAGTGAAATTCGCAATCACcctttcttcaaagacattTCCTGGAAAAAACTACTGATGAAGGGCTACATTCCGCCATACAAGCCGCACGTCAAGAGCGAAATAGACACGGCAAATTTCGACCAAGAATTTACCAGTGAGAACCCGATCGACAGTGTAGTGGACGAATACTTGAGCGCTAGCATTCAAAAGCAGTTTGGCGGATGGACGTATATAGGTGACGAACAATTGGGAGACTCGATTTCACAACGGAAAAGCTTTCGTTAA
- the LAF1 gene encoding Laf1p, which yields MSMTNMPEVKTSTSKVRSEFSNSSNANGSEEERRSHGSLDDQSSNGLDGSSSNESRSKLNLEYSADIEPLKFRMMKTNNTGDKGNNADNGTDSFMKLKEHLQRGNTLTSNLRANDFYPFNAIDTEQFESYLREPKYIKMLKRRKNLKQFRRLFLAQELTAYEGDTATATTKSSEPTSKAIWTTKFSLDGKFMATGSKDGKIRVWKVIGSPVERAELDSTAESNKEARAKSMRIKQQVSSFSSPKEKQFLDAATEKYEEKEKLLNLYAPVFHPTPFRLFKEHTQDVLDLNWSKNNFILSASMDRTVKLWHPDRKNSLKTFVHPDFVTCVEFHPTDDRFFISGCLDHKCRLWSILDDEVSFEYDCQDLITSVTLSPEEGKYTILGTFNGYVHILLTKGLTPVSSFHVADRQTQEQNAHVMITETDPKVRHGPRVTGLQSFRSQLDHSFRLVATSNDSRIRIFNLEQRKLLEVLKGFHSGSSQHKAQLSIWHGQPIVVNSSDDHWVYGWRLKSSDRGADQDESKKKSKGLARSGSLRSIFSKSMSRSSSQNAEEKPHHLLHNNHLKLSNLLPLPHHNNDNCIKNTDYISFHAHKAPVTSVSIAPPETSKTLSLSNDVICELSLEFFQSSDSFDVLSLTNDDSSISDTESSLPYNSKPSSVLNNSVASAIPNVVDAIGTILISTDNVGNIRVFRADMPSAIRKRVLLKLQDYNREVKKRFNSSDSLHSLSRSFSSRTKSNLPGQSSTATYNIGGKVCPTGRSYSNVRPKSSTSLKTLGSSLQPKTPRQSMSSVFSNGHGPTTPKSAMNLAIRCNVCNGSRFEAFSGANGQQDRNYYCVDCGTVVNNFR from the coding sequence ATGAGTATGACAAATATGCCGGAAGTTAAAACAAGTACAAGCAAGGTGCGCTCTGAGTTTAGTAACTCCTCTAATGCCAACGGATCTGAAGAGGAGAGGAGATCGCATGGTAGCCTAGACGATCAGTCTTCTAATGGGTTAGATGGTTCCAGTTCAAATGAAAGTAGAAGTAAACTCAACCTTGAATACTCTGCAGATATTGAACCATTGAAGTTCAGaatgatgaaaacgaaCAATACCGGTGACAAGGGTAATAATGCGGACAATGGTACAGATTCCTTTATGAAGCTAAAAGAACATTTACAAAGAGGCAACACTCTAACTTCCAACCTTAGGGCTAATGACTTTTACCCTTTCAATGCTATTGACACTGAACAGTTTGAAAGCTATTTGAGGGAGCCtaaatatatcaaaatgCTAAAGAGGCGAAAAAACCTCAAACAGTTTAGAAGGTTATTTCTGGCCCAAGAACTAACGGCATACGAGGGTGATACGGCCACCGCCACCACCAAATCATCGGAACCCACTTCTAAAGCCATATGGACTACAAAATTCAGCCTCGACGGGAAATTCATGGCCACGGGCAGTAAAGACGGTAAAATACGAGTGTGGAAAGTTATTGGCTCGCCGGTGGAAAGAGCCGAATTGGACTCAACTGCAGAATCTAACAAAGAAGCACGAGCCAAGTCTATGCGTATAAAACAACAGGTTAGTTCATTTAGCAGtccaaaggaaaaacaattcCTAGATGCTGCTACGGAGAAAtacgaagaaaaggaaaaactgcTAAATCTGTATGCCCCAGTTTTCCATCCAACGCCATTCCGGCTCTTCAAAGAACACACACAAGATGTTCTGGATTTGAATTGGtccaaaaataattttatatTGTCAGCTTCGATGGACAGAACGGTAAAGCTCTGGCACCCAGACAggaaaaattcattgaagacGTTTGTTCATCCTGATTTTGTTACTTGTGTAGAATTTCACCCCACGGACGatagattttttattagCGGTTGCTTGGATCATAAATGTAGGTTGTGGTCCATCTTGGATGATGAGGTTAGCTTCGAGTATGATTGCCAAGATTTAATCACCTCCGTCACATTATCCCCGGAGGAGGGGAAATATACAATATTAGGGACTTTTAACGGATATGTTCACATTTTATTGACGAAAGGTCTTACGCCGGTTTCTTCATTCCATGTAGCAGATAGACAAACTCAGGAGCAGAACGCACATGTCATGATCACCGAGACTGACCCAAAAGTTCGCCACGGTCCACGTGTAACAGGTTTGCAGTCCTTTAGATCTCAACTGGATCATTCCTTCCGTTTAGTAGCCACATCCAATGATTCCAGAATAAGAATCTTCAATTTAGAACAGAGGAAACTTTTAGAAGTACTGAAGGGGTTCCACAGTGGCTCCTCTCAACACAAGGCACAATTGTCTATCTGGCATGGTCAGCCGATCGTTGTGAATAGCAGCGATGACCATTGGGTTTACGGCTGGAGGTTAAAGTCTTCAGATAGAGGAGCCGACCAAGACGAatccaagaagaaatcaaaggGATTGGCCAGGTCTGGCAGTTTGAGAAGCATATTTAGTAAATCCATGAGTAGATCGTCCAGTCAGAACGCCGAAGAAAAACCACACCATTTGCTTCATAATAATCACTTAAAACTTAGTAACCTACTTCCCTTGCCGCACCACAACAATGATAATTGCATCAAAAATACAGATTACATTTCCTTCCATGCTCATAAGGCACCTGTCACGTCCGTCAGCATTGCACCTCCAGAAACCTCAAAAACATTGTCCTTATCTAATGATGTTATCTGTGAATTGTCTTTAGAGTTTTTTCAGAGTTCGGATAGTTTCGATGTTCTGAGTCTAACTAACGATGATTCTTCAATCTCGGATACAGAATCTTCTTTGCCTTATAACTCTAAACCAAGCTCGGTGCTTAATAATTCGGTGGCTAGCGCAATCCCTAACGTGGTTGATGCAATTGGGACCATACTGATCAGTACCGATAACGTAGGGAACATTCGTGTGTTTAGAGCAGATATGCCATCTGCTATAAGAAAGCGTGTGTTGCTCAAACTACAAGACTACAATAGAGAGGTCAAGAAACGGTTCAATAGCTCCGATTCGCTACATTCACTAAGTAGAAGCTTCAGTTCAAGAACCAAATCTAACTTACCGGGCCAATCTTCGACAGCCACTTACAACATTGGTGGGAAAGTCTGTCCAACAGGCCGTAGCTACTCTAATGTACGTCCAAAAAGTAGTACTTCATTAAAGACCCTAGGAAGCAGTCTGCAGCCAAAAACACCAAGACAAAGCATGTCATCTGTTTTCTCCAATGGACACGGACCTACTACCCCGAAAAGTGCGATGAATTTAGCAATACGTTGCAATGTTTGTAACGGTTCAAGATTTGAAGCGTTTTCTGGTGCTAATGGTCAGCAAGATAGAAACTACTATTGTGTAGATTGCGGGACAGTGGTCAACAACTTCAGATAA